One genomic region from Argentina anserina chromosome 2, drPotAnse1.1, whole genome shotgun sequence encodes:
- the LOC126782228 gene encoding RNA demethylase ALKBH10B-like has product MAMAVGPAALPPADGASPPAMGPAMMPTPMTLVPDAVAKDAILGWYRGEFAAANAIIDALCGHLTQLSGGGTEYSAVFAAIHRRRMNWIPVLQMQKYHSIADVMVELRNLGAKMAERESHQNGEVFEAEDNCKSSEGAKSCVEDEKMEEANGYEVAADEVITEEDGSPESDITDSGSQEVLNSVNNEICSNHDDCEARRSQIKLTKGFSAKESVKGHMVNVVKGLKLFEDIFTESELSKLTEFANELHTAGLNGELSGETFILFNKQIKGNRRELIQFGIPIFGQVKEEAASNIGPIPALLHDVIDHLVLWQLIPEYKRPNGCIINFFEEGEYSQPFLKPPHLDQPISTLLLSESTMAYGRTLVTDTEGNYKGPLTLSLKEGSLLVMRGNSADMARHVMCPSPNERISITFFRVRVDSNQYQSSPQSPTQNGAITVWQPSVMSPYAAHEGAPNGYEAMDVMPKWGVLRAPVVMIAPVRPMVMSPRKVPQSGTGVFLPWTVGSRKPAKHLPPRAQKGRLMELPSPAETHVVEAASEPGITV; this is encoded by the exons ATGGCGATGGCGGTTGGGCCAGCTGCGTTGCCGCCGGCCGATGGAGCCAGTCCTCCAGCCATGGGACCCGCAATGATGCCGACGCCGATGACGTTGGTGCCGGACGCGGTGGCCAAGGACGCGATACTAGGCTGGTACCGCGGCGAGTTCGCGGCGGCCAACGCGATCATCGACGCTCTTTGCGGCCACCTGACGCAGCTCAGCGGCGGAGGCACCGAGTACAGCGCCGTCTTCGCCGCCATACACCGGCGGCGGATGAATTGGATCCCGGTGCTCCAGATGCAAAAGTATCACTCCATTGCTGACGTGATGGTGGAGCTCCGAAACCTCGGGGCGAAGATGGCGGAGCGGGAGAGCCACCAAAACGGCGAAGTTTTTGAAGCCGAGGACAATTGCAAGAGCAGCGAAGGCGCTAAGTCGTGTGTGGAGGACGAGAAGATGGAAGAAGCTAACGGATATGAGGTCGCCGCCGATGAGGTCATTACCGAAGAAGACGGTTCGCCGGAGAGTGATATCACTGACTCAG GATCTCAAGAAGTGCTTAATTCAGTGAACAATGAGATATGTTCTAACCATGATGACTGTGAGGCACGTCGCTCCCAGATCAAGTTGACAAAAGGTTTCTCAGCAAAGGAGTCAGTCAAGGGACATATG GTTAATGTTGTGAAAGGCTTGAAGCTATTTGAGGACATATTTACCGAATCTGAGCTCTCTAAGTTGACTGAATTTGCAAATGAACTCCACACGGCTGGTCTGAATGGAGAGCTCTCAG GTGAGacttttattttgttcaaCAAGCAGATTAAAGGAAACAGGAGAGAGTTGATTCAGTTTGGGATTCCAATATTTGGACAGGTCAAAGAGGAAGCTGCAA GCAACATCGGACCAATTCCAGCTCTTCTCCATGATGTGATTGATCACCTTGTACTTTGGCAACTAATCCCAGAGTACAAACGACCTAATGGTTGCATCATCAACTTCTTTGAGGAG GGAGAATACTCGCAGCCGTTCCTAAAGCCACCACATTTGGATCAGCCAATCTCCACTCTTCTCCTATCTGAATCCACAATGGCTTACGGGCGCACCCTTGTGACTGATACGGAGGGGAACTACAAGGGGCCACTGACCCTCTCGTTGAAGGAAGG GTCTCTCCTAGTTATGAGGGGAAACAGTGCAGACATGGCAAGGCACGTTATGTGTCCATCTCCAAACGAGAGGATCAGCATTACATTCTTTAGAGTCCGAGTAGACTCCAACCAATATCAGTCATCCCCTCAAAGTCCAACACAGAATGGTGCTATAACTGTATGGCAGCCCAGCGTCATGAGCCCATATGCAGCTCACGAAGGAGCACCAAATGGCTATGAGGCAATGGATGTCATGCCCAAATGGGGTGTCCTCCGTGCTCCAGTGGTCATGATAGCCCCAGTTCGTCCTATGGTAATGAGCCCTCGAAAAGTTCCTCAAAGTGGTACTGGAGTTTTCTTGCCATGGACTGTGGGATCAAGAAAACCAGCAAAACATCTTCCGCCCCGCGCGCAAAAAGGACGGCTCATGGAACTCCCTTCCCCGGCTGAGACACATGTAGTGGAGGCTGCTTCTGAGCCGGGCATCACTGTGTGA
- the LOC126782231 gene encoding uncharacterized protein LOC126782231 isoform X2, whose protein sequence is MNFFKSVFADEPESASPLSQDPDPNPQRHPNPSATGGWNFGDLIKTIATKSETVIETYRRDLQEFGSGLKKEIEVAQGSLETVGTKIDELGTTVLQGTAQIISHSILNPDHESDSPDSSAAAAARRSLSSKRYSRFESQLRAAQGDASTYCEEPEEAEEYGRWRLGFALEEKREEIEELLEGNGAMEAVYKRVAPSVVDDETFWSRYYFRVYKLKQAEDVRASLVRRAISVEEEDELSWDVDDVEYDEDHGGSNAVAKSTLGKEREVVSVDQAGGEGFSSNVDAGEANEAAKKVVEEESAARAAEVVGEEEGKSLETKGDKESEEKANVVGDSGVQSKSDEENKDLPSKSDEAVALEGKKDEAPASSKESGVSAASVRSSAEPEEEEDLGWDEIEDLSSIDEKRVTPGASGGSANTAELQKRLSTAEDEEDLSWDIDDDDDDEPPKG, encoded by the exons ATGAATTTCTTCAAGTCCGTATTCGCCGACGAACCCGAATCAGCCTCCCCCCTTAGCCAAGATCCAGATCCCAACCCCCAACGCCACCCCAACCCATCCGCCACCGGCGGGTGGAACTTCGGCGATCTGATCAAAACCATCGCCACCAAATCCGAAACCGTCATCGAAACCTACCGCCGCGACCTCCAGGAGTTCGGGTCGGGTCTCAAGAAAGAGATCGAAGTCGCCCAGGGCTCTCTCGAAACCGTCGGCACCAAAATCGACGAGCTCGGGACCACCGTCCTCCAAGGCACCGCCCAGATCATCTCCCACTCCATCCTCAACCCCGATCACGAGTCCGACTCCCCCGattcctccgccgccgccgccgcccgCCGGAGCCTGAGCTCCAAGAGGTACAGCCGCTTCGAGTCGCAGCTCCGCGCCGCGCAGGGCGACGCCAGCACGTACTGCGAGGAgccggaggaggcggaggAGTACGGGCGGTGGAGGCTAGGGTTTGCGCtggaggagaagagggaggAGATTGAGGAGTTGCTGGAGGGGAATGGAGCGATGGAGGCGGTTTATAAGAGGGTGGCGCCGAGTGTGGTGGACGATGAGACGTTTTGGAGTCGGTATTACTTTAGGGTTTATAAGCTGAAGCAGGCTGAGGATGTGAGGGCCAGTTTGGTGAGGAGGGCGATttcggtggaggaggaggatgagtTGAGCTGGGATGTTGATGATGTGGAGTATGATGAGGATCATGGTGGGAGCAATGCCGTTGCGAAATCGACTTTAGGGAAAGAGAGGGAGGTGGTGAGTGTTGATCAGGCTGGAGGGGAGGGGTTTTCAAGCAATGTAGATGCTGGAGAGGCGAATGAGGCCGCGAAAAAGGTTGTAGAGGAGGAAAGTGCTGCCAGGGCGGCCGAGGTTGTTGGAGAGGAGGAAGGGAAGAGTCTGGAGACGAAAGGCGATAAGGAGTCGGAGGAGAAAGCGAATGTAGTAGGGGATTCCGGGGTGCAATCAAAATCTGATGAGGAGAATAAAGACTTGCCGTCTAAATCTGATGAAGCAGTGGCTTTAGAG GGGAAGAAGGATGAGGCTCCTGCATCCAGCAAAGAGAGTGGCGTATCGGCTGCTTCAGTTCGGTCCTCAGCAGAACccgaggaagaagaagacctTGGCTGGGATGAGATTGAGGATCTTAGCAGCATTGATGAAAAGAGAGTGACCCCTGGTGCAAGTGGGGGAAGTGCCAATACAGCTGAGCTGCAGAAACGGCTGAGCACtgctgaagatgaagaagatttGAGCTGGGAtatagatgatgatgatgatgatgaacccCCCAAGGGTTGA
- the LOC126782231 gene encoding uncharacterized protein LOC126782231 isoform X1, with the protein MNFFKSVFADEPESASPLSQDPDPNPQRHPNPSATGGWNFGDLIKTIATKSETVIETYRRDLQEFGSGLKKEIEVAQGSLETVGTKIDELGTTVLQGTAQIISHSILNPDHESDSPDSSAAAAARRSLSSKRYSRFESQLRAAQGDASTYCEEPEEAEEYGRWRLGFALEEKREEIEELLEGNGAMEAVYKRVAPSVVDDETFWSRYYFRVYKLKQAEDVRASLVRRAISVEEEDELSWDVDDVEYDEDHGGSNAVAKSTLGKEREVVSVDQAGGEGFSSNVDAGEANEAAKKVVEEESAARAAEVVGEEEGKSLETKGDKESEEKANVVGDSGVQSKSDEENKDLPSKSDEAVALEVKKDEAPASRESDEAVALEGKKDEAPASSKESGVSAASVRSSAEPEEEEDLGWDEIEDLSSIDEKRVTPGASGGSANTAELQKRLSTAEDEEDLSWDIDDDDDDEPPKG; encoded by the coding sequence ATGAATTTCTTCAAGTCCGTATTCGCCGACGAACCCGAATCAGCCTCCCCCCTTAGCCAAGATCCAGATCCCAACCCCCAACGCCACCCCAACCCATCCGCCACCGGCGGGTGGAACTTCGGCGATCTGATCAAAACCATCGCCACCAAATCCGAAACCGTCATCGAAACCTACCGCCGCGACCTCCAGGAGTTCGGGTCGGGTCTCAAGAAAGAGATCGAAGTCGCCCAGGGCTCTCTCGAAACCGTCGGCACCAAAATCGACGAGCTCGGGACCACCGTCCTCCAAGGCACCGCCCAGATCATCTCCCACTCCATCCTCAACCCCGATCACGAGTCCGACTCCCCCGattcctccgccgccgccgccgcccgCCGGAGCCTGAGCTCCAAGAGGTACAGCCGCTTCGAGTCGCAGCTCCGCGCCGCGCAGGGCGACGCCAGCACGTACTGCGAGGAgccggaggaggcggaggAGTACGGGCGGTGGAGGCTAGGGTTTGCGCtggaggagaagagggaggAGATTGAGGAGTTGCTGGAGGGGAATGGAGCGATGGAGGCGGTTTATAAGAGGGTGGCGCCGAGTGTGGTGGACGATGAGACGTTTTGGAGTCGGTATTACTTTAGGGTTTATAAGCTGAAGCAGGCTGAGGATGTGAGGGCCAGTTTGGTGAGGAGGGCGATttcggtggaggaggaggatgagtTGAGCTGGGATGTTGATGATGTGGAGTATGATGAGGATCATGGTGGGAGCAATGCCGTTGCGAAATCGACTTTAGGGAAAGAGAGGGAGGTGGTGAGTGTTGATCAGGCTGGAGGGGAGGGGTTTTCAAGCAATGTAGATGCTGGAGAGGCGAATGAGGCCGCGAAAAAGGTTGTAGAGGAGGAAAGTGCTGCCAGGGCGGCCGAGGTTGTTGGAGAGGAGGAAGGGAAGAGTCTGGAGACGAAAGGCGATAAGGAGTCGGAGGAGAAAGCGAATGTAGTAGGGGATTCCGGGGTGCAATCAAAATCTGATGAGGAGAATAAAGACTTGCCGTCTAAATCTGATGAAGCAGTGGCTTTAGAGGTGAAGAAGGATGAGGCTCCTGCATCTAGGGAATCTGATGAAGCAGTGGCTTTAGAGGGGAAGAAGGATGAGGCTCCTGCATCCAGCAAAGAGAGTGGCGTATCGGCTGCTTCAGTTCGGTCCTCAGCAGAACccgaggaagaagaagacctTGGCTGGGATGAGATTGAGGATCTTAGCAGCATTGATGAAAAGAGAGTGACCCCTGGTGCAAGTGGGGGAAGTGCCAATACAGCTGAGCTGCAGAAACGGCTGAGCACtgctgaagatgaagaagatttGAGCTGGGAtatagatgatgatgatgatgatgaacccCCCAAGGGTTGA